From Paenibacillus sp. GP183, one genomic window encodes:
- a CDS encoding S8 family serine peptidase — MKLRSLALIAVLVISTLGAALSPAGAATQILSAKIDTQLTDALTKSSTPVEAIVTFRGNDAPSSPQVGLLKQVGITSGITLKSLPMAGVLVTADQVQALSKLPDVRSIYLNKKLKYSNYDATALTGVDRVRMDASMTKENKGLPVSGKGVTVVVNDSGVDGTHKDIQYGTHLIENATGATNLHSLSSLFPITYLEGVPNTDSNSGHGTHVTGTVGGTGAMSAVKYEGVAPGANLVGYGSGAALLILDAIGGFDYALTNQSRFGIRIITNSWGSSGGFDPEDPVNVASKLAYDRGMVVTFAAGNEGPGEDTHNPYAKAPWVISVAAGDKQGKLANFSSRGVSNGGGTFTLNGETWTWMDRPTITAPGVDIISTRVLAPVSSLSLTKDANQIEPAYLPFYTLMSGTSMATPHVAGIAALMLEANPSLSPEQVKQILQNTATNMPGMEPWEVGAGYVNAYAAVDRAFQVRNYGTTVNMNRSFNSHVQVSVSRTPFVVNYNPVTLASTNKYPFTVPAGLTELAARINAAGVLSSGNPVNLVLIAPDGIEYSSGVSLLFPLYYDRTVSVTSPLPGNWTLEVRGLRGAAANPTGGAGLPEDIPGTLSFKTAGGFTGLNDIQGHPAESAIKLAVNERLVDGYSDKSFKPNDYIQRREMADYLVMGAEIRQFLPRDGSISYPDVSAADRPFVEAVTAKGAALRDGKQIQQGVMIPTAVGTFSPNEAVQRVDLAYSFVQSLGLQQQALDKNGTALTVQYGTQRVAIDDAAEIPAELRGYVQVALDMNILNAYFTATQGPYDLNPTVHATFNPKQKVTRGDYAVAATRFYSSYLMP; from the coding sequence ATGAAATTGAGATCATTAGCACTCATTGCTGTTCTTGTCATCTCTACTTTGGGCGCTGCACTATCCCCGGCAGGCGCTGCCACTCAGATCCTTTCTGCCAAAATCGATACCCAATTGACCGATGCGCTTACCAAGAGTTCGACACCTGTTGAAGCGATTGTCACCTTTCGAGGGAATGACGCTCCGAGTAGTCCGCAAGTTGGTTTACTCAAACAGGTTGGGATCACATCAGGTATTACATTAAAATCCTTGCCTATGGCTGGCGTGCTGGTTACAGCAGACCAGGTGCAAGCTCTTTCGAAGCTTCCCGATGTTCGTTCGATCTATCTGAATAAAAAATTAAAGTATAGTAACTATGACGCCACAGCTCTGACCGGTGTTGATCGCGTTCGTATGGACGCATCCATGACCAAAGAAAATAAGGGCTTGCCTGTTTCCGGTAAAGGCGTAACTGTCGTAGTGAATGACAGCGGTGTCGATGGAACACATAAAGATATCCAGTACGGTACACATTTGATCGAAAATGCAACAGGAGCGACTAATCTGCATTCTTTGAGCAGCTTATTTCCGATAACATATCTAGAGGGGGTTCCGAACACCGACTCTAACTCCGGTCACGGTACGCATGTAACAGGAACAGTAGGCGGGACAGGAGCCATGTCGGCGGTTAAATATGAAGGCGTGGCACCCGGGGCCAATTTAGTAGGATATGGTTCGGGCGCAGCGCTTTTGATTTTGGATGCCATTGGCGGCTTTGACTATGCCCTCACCAATCAAAGCAGGTTTGGCATAAGAATCATCACGAATTCGTGGGGTTCTTCAGGGGGATTTGACCCGGAGGATCCGGTTAATGTCGCAAGCAAATTGGCTTATGATCGAGGTATGGTGGTAACCTTTGCGGCTGGAAATGAGGGCCCTGGCGAGGATACACATAATCCATATGCCAAAGCACCATGGGTCATCTCTGTCGCGGCTGGGGATAAACAGGGAAAACTGGCGAACTTCTCATCCCGGGGAGTGAGCAACGGCGGCGGCACATTTACCTTGAACGGGGAAACCTGGACCTGGATGGATCGTCCTACCATTACTGCACCGGGTGTTGATATCATCTCCACTCGCGTTCTGGCGCCGGTTTCTTCTCTTTCCCTTACAAAAGATGCAAATCAGATTGAGCCTGCTTATCTGCCTTTCTATACGTTAATGAGCGGGACATCCATGGCGACTCCGCATGTAGCCGGTATTGCTGCTTTGATGCTGGAAGCCAATCCATCATTATCTCCGGAACAGGTTAAGCAAATCCTTCAAAATACGGCTACCAATATGCCCGGAATGGAACCATGGGAAGTCGGCGCAGGTTATGTTAACGCCTATGCGGCTGTGGATCGGGCCTTTCAGGTGCGAAATTACGGCACAACAGTTAATATGAACAGAAGCTTCAATAGCCATGTACAAGTTTCTGTGAGCCGGACGCCATTTGTTGTCAATTACAATCCTGTAACATTAGCCTCAACCAATAAATATCCGTTTACCGTTCCAGCTGGATTAACCGAATTGGCAGCACGAATCAACGCGGCAGGCGTACTGAGCTCGGGAAATCCGGTTAACCTGGTGTTAATCGCTCCGGATGGAATTGAATATAGTTCAGGAGTCAGTCTCCTTTTTCCTCTGTATTATGACCGAACGGTTTCGGTAACCTCGCCGTTGCCCGGTAACTGGACACTTGAAGTTCGGGGCTTGCGCGGAGCCGCAGCGAATCCAACTGGCGGCGCTGGTTTGCCGGAAGATATCCCTGGTACATTAAGCTTCAAAACAGCCGGCGGTTTCACCGGATTGAATGATATCCAGGGACATCCGGCTGAATCAGCGATTAAGCTGGCGGTTAATGAACGTTTGGTGGATGGATATTCGGATAAAAGCTTTAAGCCAAATGACTACATTCAACGTCGGGAAATGGCCGACTATTTGGTTATGGGCGCTGAGATCAGGCAATTTCTGCCGAGAGACGGATCCATTTCTTATCCGGATGTGAGCGCAGCGGATCGTCCATTCGTTGAAGCGGTAACCGCCAAAGGAGCCGCACTCCGAGACGGCAAACAAATTCAGCAAGGGGTCATGATTCCAACAGCCGTTGGCACATTCTCGCCGAATGAGGCGGTACAACGGGTGGATCTGGCTTATTCATTCGTGCAGAGCCTCGGACTGCAGCAACAGGCATTAGACAAAAATGGGACCGCACTCACCGTACAGTACGGAACACAGCGCGTTGCCATCGATGATGCCGCTGAAATCCCTGCAGAATTAAGAGGTTATGTGCAAGTGGCTCTTGATATGAATATTTTGAACGCTTACTTTACTGCCACTCAAGGACCTTATGACCTCAACCCAACGGTCCATGCGACTTTTAATCCAAAACAAAAAGTAACGAGAGGCGATTATGCAGTTGCAGCCACTCGATTTTATTCATCCTATCTGATGCCATAA
- a CDS encoding nitric oxide synthase oxygenase, producing the protein MVKDHHQLLDEAAEFIRTSYAELAKGQVAAEARIAEIAACISRTGSYAHTTEELAFGAKLAWRNSSRCIGRLFWTSLEVFDERVLSREEEIAYALFRYMEFATNQGRIRPAIMIFAPAAESGEIRIWNHQLIRYAGYEKDGIIVGDPASVVFTRQCQQLGWLGNGTAYDILPLVIQVCGRSPRWFEIPASCILEVPLTHPDLTQFAELGLRWYAVPFISDMRLDIGGLQYTAAPFNGWYMETEIGARNLADTDRYNMLPKVAAMMNLDTTRNSSLWKDRALLELNVSVLHSFKKYGVSMVDHHTASEQFLRFEKQECQHGREVSGTWSWLIPPVSPATTNIWHNEYRDLDLATNYRYQPAPYNSISSRSQEQ; encoded by the coding sequence ATGGTAAAAGATCATCATCAGCTCCTCGACGAAGCGGCAGAATTCATTCGGACCTCTTATGCGGAGCTCGCTAAAGGGCAAGTGGCTGCTGAAGCACGGATCGCCGAAATCGCTGCGTGTATCTCGCGGACAGGCTCCTATGCTCATACGACTGAGGAATTGGCTTTTGGAGCAAAGCTGGCATGGAGAAACAGCAGCCGCTGTATCGGCCGCTTATTCTGGACGTCTCTGGAAGTATTCGACGAGAGAGTACTGAGTCGAGAAGAAGAGATTGCTTACGCTCTCTTTCGCTATATGGAGTTTGCGACTAACCAAGGGCGAATACGTCCGGCGATTATGATATTCGCTCCCGCTGCGGAAAGCGGGGAGATTCGGATATGGAATCATCAATTAATCCGTTATGCAGGCTACGAGAAGGATGGCATTATTGTAGGCGATCCTGCGTCCGTTGTGTTTACCCGCCAATGTCAGCAGCTGGGTTGGCTAGGAAACGGCACGGCTTACGATATTTTACCGCTCGTCATCCAAGTCTGCGGACGCTCTCCACGTTGGTTTGAGATTCCTGCGTCCTGCATACTCGAAGTGCCTCTGACTCACCCTGACTTGACTCAATTTGCCGAGCTCGGTCTCAGATGGTATGCCGTCCCCTTTATATCGGATATGCGCTTGGACATAGGAGGTCTCCAATATACCGCAGCGCCTTTTAACGGATGGTACATGGAAACCGAGATTGGTGCACGTAATCTGGCCGATACCGATCGATATAACATGCTTCCGAAGGTTGCGGCAATGATGAATCTAGACACGACAAGAAACTCATCACTGTGGAAGGATCGTGCCTTGTTGGAACTGAATGTGTCCGTACTGCATTCTTTCAAGAAGTATGGCGTGAGCATGGTGGATCACCACACGGCATCCGAGCAGTTTCTTAGATTCGAGAAGCAGGAATGTCAGCACGGGCGTGAAGTGAGCGGCACATGGTCTTGGCTCATCCCGCCGGTCTCCCCTGCCACAACGAACATATGGCATAATGAGTATCGCGATTTGGACCTTGCGACGAATTACAGGTATCAGCCTGCACCCTATAACTCAATAAGCAGCCGCAGCCAGGAGCAATGA
- a CDS encoding YhfC family glutamic-type intramembrane protease → MTSIIVDERDVTEQQFDKALKKAKYFLPLYIFVPAAFWVAFHFSGTEIEWRAYGLGALGWLIALFLRGPLSAIVMKLSKEKATTIVVSSSGVFEECVRIAILMLTSTTYSWSVSIGQGWAAVEVLFVILNVIIIASLSRRTDEKAMQAKEMLKMQGNLTASPLWGVIERIFASAFHIGCTLLAAKYPWLVVLLIPLHSFVNLTALKLAKKSIVQTELLIAAIGTIVLVAGISVLH, encoded by the coding sequence ATGACATCGATCATCGTAGATGAAAGAGATGTTACAGAGCAGCAGTTCGATAAAGCACTGAAAAAAGCTAAATACTTTTTACCATTGTATATTTTTGTACCTGCGGCGTTCTGGGTGGCTTTCCACTTTAGCGGTACAGAGATAGAATGGAGGGCCTACGGATTAGGGGCACTTGGGTGGCTGATCGCGTTATTTCTAAGAGGTCCCCTAAGCGCTATTGTAATGAAATTGTCGAAAGAGAAGGCGACCACGATCGTAGTAAGCTCTTCAGGCGTGTTTGAGGAATGTGTTCGAATCGCAATTTTGATGTTAACCAGCACGACGTATTCCTGGTCGGTCTCAATAGGTCAAGGCTGGGCGGCGGTTGAAGTGCTGTTCGTTATTTTGAATGTGATCATCATAGCCTCGCTTTCCAGACGTACCGATGAAAAGGCGATGCAGGCCAAAGAAATGCTCAAGATGCAGGGAAATTTGACTGCAAGCCCTCTGTGGGGCGTGATTGAACGTATTTTTGCAAGTGCGTTTCATATCGGCTGTACATTGCTGGCAGCAAAATATCCATGGTTGGTTGTTCTATTAATTCCTTTACATAGCTTCGTGAATTTAACGGCTCTCAAATTAGCGAAAAAATCCATTGTTCAAACGGAATTACTCATAGCTGCTATCGGCACAATCGTGCTTGTTGCGGGAATTAGCGTTCTACATTAA
- a CDS encoding DUF6130 family protein has translation MTLKKSWVLGVISLTVLTGIGTACGAKKDASLDTSAKTITTSSQTGGSALQMGSKPSLDAQYVVVGNSVTITYKVSNLQLSADHMGGAKVPGEGHLHLTVDGKQKAMLKTEAPVKLENLTTGKHTIKLDLQQNDHTALNVEKIFTIEVK, from the coding sequence ATGACATTGAAAAAATCTTGGGTTCTTGGCGTCATCTCCTTGACGGTTTTAACCGGAATTGGGACGGCCTGCGGCGCGAAGAAGGATGCTTCTCTGGACACCAGTGCAAAGACGATTACGACTTCATCCCAGACAGGTGGATCAGCCCTTCAAATGGGAAGCAAGCCTTCGCTTGACGCACAGTATGTGGTCGTTGGCAACAGCGTTACCATTACTTACAAGGTAAGCAATCTTCAACTGTCCGCGGATCACATGGGCGGAGCCAAAGTACCGGGTGAGGGACATCTTCATCTGACTGTGGACGGCAAGCAAAAGGCTATGCTCAAGACGGAAGCTCCGGTTAAGCTGGAAAATCTGACAACCGGCAAACACACGATTAAATTGGATCTGCAGCAAAATGATCACACAGCCTTGAATGTCGAAAAGATTTTTACCATCGAGGTCAAGTAA
- a CDS encoding helix-turn-helix domain-containing protein, with product MSKLNESKADLILHPIRMRIIQSLVGGARRTTQQISEFMTDIPQATMYRHLNKLHKAKLIEVIEHKQVRGTMEKVYVLAEHGAEISIKDMEKMTSEEHMELFMKFIANLIGDYGRYLQQEQFDLVKDGVSYRQVELHLSDEEYLQLLQGLREQMMQHVGNEPSDVRRRRLIATIVIPETKHSTNLVDTGEMND from the coding sequence GTGAGTAAACTGAACGAATCAAAAGCGGATTTGATTCTTCATCCCATACGAATGCGGATTATTCAATCCTTGGTCGGTGGAGCGCGGCGTACAACACAGCAGATTTCAGAGTTCATGACGGACATCCCGCAGGCAACTATGTACCGACATTTAAATAAGCTGCATAAAGCCAAATTGATAGAAGTGATCGAGCATAAACAAGTCCGTGGAACTATGGAAAAAGTATATGTACTTGCTGAGCATGGGGCCGAGATTTCAATAAAAGATATGGAGAAAATGACTTCTGAGGAACATATGGAATTGTTCATGAAGTTTATCGCCAACTTGATTGGAGACTATGGAAGATATCTTCAACAAGAGCAGTTTGATTTGGTCAAAGATGGTGTTTCGTACCGACAAGTAGAGCTTCATTTAAGCGATGAAGAATATTTGCAATTGCTTCAAGGATTGCGAGAGCAAATGATGCAGCATGTTGGGAATGAACCGAGTGATGTACGCAGGAGGAGGCTTATTGCAACAATCGTGATTCCCGAAACGAAGCATAGTACAAATCTTGTAGATACAGGGGAGATGAATGATTGA
- a CDS encoding YCF48-related protein, which yields MRKYIIGAVFGALLMLSTTAFANKPLMEIKAWLWPTPIQINVNGLLTTSNPDEVQVLNYNDQAYVPLRYVAEKLGATVNFKPEGTDWVHLNGNRITIDSADNQGLTVKDQDGIISLGNFQFIPKHGGTMLTFQMKQNKELPAEKPFLNLSFFDRQHKLIYSQAVTLSFYAHGKGGVQTLFVQLDALVPTLDASQITASLSHDAVIGELPGRLIPLTESTYILQIVMTDAQYGWAKGDGTVLRTTDGGKTWLIATPQGLQLYGAGSSIANHDSAFVGNHAWVAKPPISYYEESEVTVWHTDNGGQTWKRATLPITENWEQSSSALMNFIDEKNGFVFLASRDGENRKYSIYSTSDGGNQWTRVAEVTGLVFFTQRGISFLDSHNGWIATGNRLMHTTDGGKNWTAMSITLPSAYNQYRCYLDIAPQFFGTDPQVGFLQVPISSSQGSLVLLYVTRDGGKTWNPSGENVVSDSEEMKIIDDHTVYMLSRKKAKNNFKYQLYLTENAGQTWTLKSEFDIPSLQNLYTWQFLNLSDGWISDAYPGKVFGTHDGGLTWTQLRSPK from the coding sequence TTGAGGAAGTACATAATCGGTGCTGTTTTTGGTGCATTGCTCATGTTAAGTACTACAGCATTTGCGAACAAACCGTTGATGGAGATAAAGGCATGGCTGTGGCCGACTCCCATACAAATTAATGTGAATGGATTGCTAACGACTTCAAATCCTGATGAGGTGCAGGTGCTGAATTATAACGACCAGGCCTATGTACCGTTGCGGTATGTAGCCGAGAAGCTGGGAGCGACGGTAAATTTCAAACCTGAAGGAACGGATTGGGTACATCTTAATGGAAACAGGATTACCATCGATAGTGCCGACAATCAAGGTTTGACTGTGAAAGACCAGGACGGTATCATCTCCCTTGGGAATTTTCAATTCATCCCTAAACATGGCGGCACCATGCTGACTTTTCAAATGAAACAGAACAAGGAACTGCCTGCGGAAAAGCCGTTTCTGAATCTTTCTTTTTTTGATAGACAGCATAAGCTTATTTATTCACAGGCGGTGACTTTAAGCTTTTATGCTCATGGAAAAGGCGGCGTTCAAACGTTGTTCGTCCAACTGGATGCCCTCGTGCCGACCCTGGATGCCAGTCAAATTACCGCGAGTCTCTCACATGATGCCGTTATTGGTGAGCTGCCCGGACGGTTGATCCCGCTGACAGAATCTACATATATTCTGCAGATCGTGATGACTGACGCGCAATACGGATGGGCAAAAGGTGATGGTACTGTGTTACGTACAACAGACGGGGGCAAAACATGGCTGATCGCTACGCCTCAAGGGCTGCAATTATACGGGGCAGGCAGCAGTATAGCGAACCATGACTCTGCATTCGTGGGAAATCATGCTTGGGTGGCGAAGCCTCCAATAAGCTATTATGAAGAGTCTGAAGTGACTGTATGGCATACGGACAACGGGGGCCAAACCTGGAAACGCGCAACGCTGCCGATCACCGAGAATTGGGAGCAATCCAGCAGCGCCCTAATGAACTTTATCGATGAGAAAAACGGATTTGTGTTTCTTGCATCGAGAGACGGTGAAAATAGGAAATATTCCATATATTCTACTTCTGACGGCGGCAATCAGTGGACACGGGTTGCTGAGGTAACAGGCTTGGTTTTTTTTACACAAAGAGGCATTTCATTCCTGGACAGCCATAACGGATGGATTGCGACCGGTAACAGGCTCATGCACACTACAGATGGCGGGAAAAATTGGACAGCCATGTCCATCACGCTTCCAAGCGCTTATAACCAATATCGCTGTTACCTTGACATAGCACCTCAATTTTTTGGAACAGACCCTCAGGTTGGCTTTTTACAGGTACCAATTTCGTCTTCCCAGGGCTCTCTTGTTCTGTTGTATGTCACTCGTGATGGAGGGAAAACTTGGAACCCATCTGGTGAAAATGTAGTCAGTGATTCCGAAGAGATGAAAATAATCGATGACCATACTGTCTATATGCTTAGTAGGAAAAAAGCAAAAAATAATTTCAAATATCAATTGTATCTCACAGAAAACGCCGGTCAAACATGGACATTAAAAAGTGAATTCGATATTCCATCCCTTCAAAACTTATACACATGGCAGTTTCTCAACCTTTCGGATGGTTGGATTTCTGACGCTTATCCTGGAAAAGTCTTTGGAACGCATGACGGTGGACTCACCTGGACACAGCTCCGTTCACCCAAGTAG
- a CDS encoding heptaprenylglyceryl phosphate synthase, with translation MIVDIRQWKHVFKLDPDRELSDQALDQICMSGTDGILVGGSTGVTFDNTVDLLARIRQYEVPCVLEVSNQEAIVPGFDLFLIPVVMNSSDPKWIVGQHHAALKEYGAILNWDEILAEGYIILNEDSTAARVTSANTHLESKDVTAYARMADKLFRMPIVYIEYSGQYGNMELVRRTKETLEQARLFYGGGIDSLDKAREAALAADTIVVGNIIYSDLESALQTVNIDRTGR, from the coding sequence TTGATCGTCGACATACGTCAGTGGAAGCATGTGTTTAAGCTGGATCCGGACAGAGAGCTCTCGGATCAGGCGCTTGATCAAATCTGCATGTCCGGAACCGATGGCATTCTGGTAGGTGGCTCCACCGGAGTCACTTTTGACAATACAGTAGATTTACTTGCCCGCATCCGCCAATATGAGGTCCCCTGTGTACTTGAGGTTTCCAATCAAGAAGCGATCGTACCGGGGTTCGATTTGTTTTTGATACCCGTTGTGATGAACTCGAGTGACCCCAAATGGATTGTCGGTCAGCACCATGCGGCTTTGAAGGAATACGGAGCGATTTTGAACTGGGATGAAATTTTGGCAGAAGGCTACATCATTCTTAATGAAGATTCCACGGCTGCGCGGGTAACCTCGGCGAATACTCACTTGGAGTCCAAGGACGTAACCGCTTATGCGCGAATGGCGGACAAGCTGTTCCGCATGCCGATTGTATATATAGAATACAGCGGACAATATGGCAATATGGAACTCGTCCGCCGGACCAAAGAAACTCTGGAGCAAGCCCGTCTATTTTATGGAGGCGGTATTGACAGCCTGGATAAAGCGCGTGAAGCCGCGCTGGCCGCCGACACGATTGTTGTCGGCAACATCATCTACAGCGATTTGGAGTCGGCGCTTCAAACCGTGAATATCGATAGAACAGGAAGGTAA
- a CDS encoding spore coat protein has protein sequence MNQQNYYQQQGYGGQQSLQGMQAHLQEQDLAHLILSELKRVAREYTTAVLEANNTQTRQTFQFLLQKTLHDQGILYEVMQQTIGYGEIPTASQQEIQKELQKQSQSASQLHGFVQQNRFGSLGGQNQMQNQMQNQMQNQPQNQTFAFNQQPQGMGQQQIYQPSQSQTNSPLFPNGNYGPASPINYTSSQTPSGAKNNSTAPESSASTSFSDKNEASDEKTKLSQSPNEGSKFSF, from the coding sequence TTGAATCAACAAAATTATTATCAACAGCAAGGCTATGGCGGTCAGCAATCGCTTCAGGGCATGCAGGCACATTTGCAAGAACAGGATTTGGCTCATCTGATATTATCCGAGTTAAAACGTGTGGCCAGAGAGTACACAACAGCGGTACTGGAAGCCAATAACACGCAAACGCGGCAGACCTTTCAGTTCCTTTTGCAAAAAACACTCCATGATCAAGGCATCCTCTATGAAGTCATGCAGCAGACTATTGGTTATGGAGAAATCCCGACAGCCTCTCAGCAGGAAATTCAAAAGGAGCTGCAAAAACAAAGCCAGTCAGCCTCCCAACTACACGGCTTTGTTCAGCAAAATAGATTCGGCAGCCTAGGCGGCCAAAATCAAATGCAAAATCAAATGCAAAATCAAATGCAGAATCAGCCGCAAAATCAAACCTTTGCATTTAATCAACAGCCTCAAGGCATGGGTCAGCAGCAAATTTACCAGCCGTCACAATCGCAAACGAATTCGCCGTTATTTCCCAATGGAAACTATGGCCCGGCATCGCCTATAAATTACACAAGCTCTCAAACGCCCAGCGGAGCAAAAAACAATTCGACTGCACCGGAGTCTTCTGCATCGACCAGCTTTTCAGACAAAAATGAAGCTTCCGACGAAAAAACAAAATTGAGCCAATCCCCTAATGAAGGCAGCAAATTCAGCTTTTAA
- a CDS encoding GNAT family protein — MDLLGEKVNIRYLETKDAEALLQLESRNQSFFQMYTGTREQEFYTLEGQIQRIQRGLDKKDLDQAYTFGIFLIENGEMIGTIGLFEVLRGHLQSCFVGYFLDKDQNGKGYMTEAVRLLVTYSFEVLKLHRIEAGVMPHNLGSMKVLLKAGFHKEGIARKNVKIDGTWQDHQVLAIINEND; from the coding sequence ATGGACCTCTTAGGTGAAAAGGTTAATATAAGATATTTGGAGACCAAAGATGCAGAAGCACTTTTACAACTAGAGTCCAGAAATCAAAGTTTTTTTCAGATGTATACCGGTACTCGAGAACAAGAATTTTATACTTTGGAAGGTCAAATACAACGAATCCAGAGGGGCCTGGACAAGAAAGATCTAGATCAGGCTTATACATTCGGCATTTTTTTAATTGAAAACGGGGAAATGATCGGAACTATTGGGTTGTTCGAAGTACTCAGAGGGCATCTGCAAAGCTGTTTTGTCGGCTATTTCCTTGATAAAGACCAAAATGGAAAAGGGTATATGACCGAGGCGGTCCGGTTATTAGTTACCTATTCGTTTGAAGTTTTAAAGCTTCATCGTATTGAGGCTGGAGTTATGCCGCATAACCTTGGATCGATGAAAGTATTACTGAAAGCAGGCTTTCACAAAGAGGGTATTGCAAGAAAAAATGTGAAGATCGACGGAACATGGCAAGACCATCAGGTACTAGCCATCATTAATGAGAATGATTAG